Genomic DNA from Fimbriimonas ginsengisoli Gsoil 348:
CAGGTGCGCTAGGACGAGAAACGATAACTCGCGCTCTCCGCTCATCCGCTGGACCGCGGCTCGAATGGCGGCTAGCGCCTCCTCTTGAAGGATCCCGTCGGAATGGATGCTGCTATGGGCTGAGCTGTTGATCACGATGTACCTCCGCAAGTTTCGCGGGCCGTCCGGAACCTTCCGGTCCATCAAAAGGATATCGGTTGACCTTGGCGGACGCCAGTCAGCATTCCCTTGTCCTGCGAATCTATGACAGAGCGCAAGCGGGGAAGCCAGCTCGAGGGATGGACCGGAAGCGATTTTTGCCAGCGACAGAGAGTGGCCGTTAGTTACCGGATCGCAACTTTACGTCCTTTGAGACGATTGCCGAGCCGCCTTTTCTACGGCGCTCCAACGGGCGAACTCGGTGCACACGACCATCACTTCCTCATCGGCAGTTGACGCGGTCAGGGCGATGGCGACCTCGACCTCCGAACCATCTTTGCGCACCGCGAATATGGGAGGGTGGTAGCCCATCTCGCGCTTGCGAACGCTGGCAATGAAGCCGATACGGTAAGCGGGGTGGATACCGCGCAACCTCAACGGAACCAGATCCTCGACTGAGCGGCCCACGAGCTCGGCGGCGGGATAACCGAAAAGAAGGGCGGCGTTCTCGTTTACCCGATGGATCATCCCGGTCAAGGCGTTTACTACCAGAATGGCTTCGGGCGCGGCGTCGAGGAGCGCATGGAATCTTGCCTCCAGCGAGTTGGCGGCGTTCTCGGCCCGTTTTCGGAGCGCGCGCTCGTACATCACCGCCGCATTGTCCGTCGGCTCAAGCTGGTCCGCTCGCTTCGAGGCTCGATCTAAGACTTGCTGGAGCTGGGTCGGAAGCAGCCCGAACTGGCGGCAAACCTCAAGGTCAGGTGCGCCTTCGCAGATCTGGCGAATGATTTCCCGATCCTTCTTGCTAAGCCCTTCCACCT
This window encodes:
- a CDS encoding PAS domain S-box protein: MEGLSKKDREIIRQICEGAPDLEVCRQFGLLPTQLQQVLDRASKRADQLEPTDNAAVMYERALRKRAENAANSLEARFHALLDAAPEAILVVNALTGMIHRVNENAALLFGYPAAELVGRSVEDLVPLRLRGIHPAYRIGFIASVRKREMGYHPPIFAVRKDGSEVEVAIALTASTADEEVMVVCTEFARWSAVEKAARQSSQRT